The following DNA comes from Erigeron canadensis isolate Cc75 chromosome 3, C_canadensis_v1, whole genome shotgun sequence.
TGCTCCAGCCCaagtttatgtttattttctgCATTTTAAGTTTCATACGGTTGTtagttttagttgtttttatatGTGTCGGTTATTTAGGAACTTATCAAAGTATTTCCTTATTTTAAGCCATACTAGTAGTGGAGGTATGGCCAGTTATTTCCTTTTCatgtaatttcttttaaaagaGCACGTTGGAATGAAAAGAAGGCAGTGAATTTAGAAAATTAGTTGAGTCTCAAAATTGAGTCTTGAAATTGTGTCCTAGCTATCTTGATCGGCAATTCAAGAGGTGAACAAAGGATCCAGTAATCTTTGTCGGTGGAAAAGAGAGCTGTCGCCCGGCGATTATAATCGGAAGGTGCGTCTGTAACCATTTATATCGCTGTCAAACCCTATTTGATCCGAATACCGGGTGGTGCTCATATCATCTGGTCATCTTATGAAATGTAAATATCcacaaaaaattaaatattttacttaCCAGAAATGAGCGGAACTCATCTTCACATCAGCAATGCCCAATAGTATTTCCATCTTTCTCACATGCCCGAGATTAGTAAGGAAATTTCTATCCGCCTCTTCTTATTGCTGCCTGATATTACAGTGGTTCGCTATCCTCGTCTAGTGCTGCTAACGAGCCGGGCTTTTTTCGAGCAACTCGAGCTCGAACTTGAGCTCGCCTCGATCGAGTCGAACTATTATCGAGTTCGAGCTCGAACTCGAGCCCTAAATTCATGCTCGAAATAATTATcaagtcgagctcgagctttacATAGCTCGGCTCGAATACTTATCGAGCTTtccatatattatgtatatatttatatatataattcttaaatAGTAAATTTCTAATTCTACAAGGgctatttgtataaattttgttaCAAGTGAAATATTTTCGAACTTTTCGAGCCGAACtcgagtcatgtttatagacaCAAGCCAAAAGGCCAAAAATCGAGCCTTTTTCGAGCttttcgagccgagctcgagccaTATTGTAGGTACaacgagtcgagctcgagcctacACACTGAAAGCTCGTCACGAGTCGAGGTCGAGCCAAGCAAATATTGTTTAAGTCGAGCTCGAGCCATGctaagctcgagctcgactcgataaCACCCTTATCCTCGTCTCTGGGATATGTAACTaaatttaatagaaaaaacacatttataaaagaaatgtgATTTTGAGAAAATAGATGTATTTATGctaagttttatttttgaagtGTCAAACGGGTGAAATGAAGTCTTGAAAAGACTTGTATCAAACTGGTCAAAAGTTGCCAAAGTGTGTGTTTTACGATATAAAACCTCCCGAGTCCTTTTACATTTTCACTCGgcaaaaaaaagagattattattgttatgaagataattaattatatcaaATTTGACAAACTAACTATTTATAAGACTTCCATATTTCCACAAAGACCTAAGAGTGTGTGAGGTTAAACAAACCCAAACTTAACCATTTTGACCTATTGTCCAACCTGCCCGGCCAGCACATATTGATACGCTTTTTGCTTGTGATTTCATCGGCTTGAAGTAATAATAGCGTACCAATCTTAATATTCTTGATATCTTTACCATATCGATATCTAAAATGACTTTTAGTTCAACCGGAAAAGAGCTGAATTTGATATGCTCAATAGTTAATGATACTAACCTCGTTAGATGAGTCAAGACCAAGATGCTTCTCATGAAACCAATCTTCACACAGGCAATACTGGATCATCTCTACTTGCTCCTCGGCATCTGAATATGTATAAAGGCGGCAACAGATATAGTATTTGACCTTGAAATTTTGGTTCTGAGGTCGCATTTGGTTCACtttatttgatggaattggaattgaattccattccttagtgcgtttggttgttcaaagaagagGAAATCTCATTTCGTagaaatgtaaacattccatcatttgatggaatccccattccttggggatggaggaaggaatttcattccttctgTCACttagaattttcaaaaaatcaaaaacattccgtcaaattctattccttcaaattccaattcctttgaaagattccattccttccaaaaacattctgtgaaccaaatgcACCCTGAGAGTTCTctgttttcaatatatatgcTTGGTAAAACCAATAGGATTCTCCAAATTTTGAATTGCcacaattacatatatacctGTTTTACTGGTTATTACATTAGAGGTAACAGGTTCATAAATTCTTATTATAGTTCAATATTGTCGTCCAATCTCTcacttgaaaaatatatatatatccccaTCAAAAAATGAACCGTCAAAAATTATCATCAGTCTTTTTAGTTTAATAACATAGATTGAAACACTTTTTGGTTTGAGTGTAGATAATAAGTTTACTGCATCTAAGATAATGTTCTAAGTTCCACACTTGCTCTTGATAGAAGTTTGCTAACATAAAGtaacgaaaatatatatatatatatatatatcaaagttcCCTATCAAAAAATTATCATCAGTCTTTGTAGTTTAATAACATAGATTGAAACATTTTCTGGTTTGAGTGTAAAAAATAAGTTTACTGCATCTAAGATAATGTTCTAAGTTCCACACTTGCTCTTGATAGAAGTTTGCTAACATAAAGTAACACCCCATATCTCAAAGCAATAGGATTGCCCAATAGCTTCAAAATTACAAGTTAAAAACATGGTGGGATTTGGGAGATTATGGTAGCCAACAACTATGAACTTTATAAAGGGCTTAGACTTCTATTCTTATACCAATGACACATGGATTGTTAAAAATTTCACTTAAACTCATGTTGTCCTTATGATGTCTACCCACCCAAATCCATACCTCAAAAGATGCACATGTCTCAGATCTCACATGCATCTAGGTACTACTGAATACTGATATCATTTGTAGCACCCCTATCACTAAAGTAATAGTCTGACTGAGTAGCTACACATTGCAACTTTAAACTATGGTAAAAGATCAAACAGCACAACCAAAAACCTCAAAGATTTCATTATAAACCAAGACAAGGAATTACTCACTATTACAGACCTTTTGAATAGCAGCAGCTTTGGCAGAGACGTGACTGCCTTCTTCAACATTCTCTTGAAGCTGTTCACTCCTAAAATCATTATTTTGagaaaaagaaattcaaaaataaaatatgtgcAAATATCATAATGATATTCTTATTATTACCATTTCAAGGaacaattataacttttttgtaaagttattcTCCTTCCTGGAATGAGATGCATCATTGCATCCAACACCTCCAAACagcattctttttcttctcgCTATTCAAAAAGCATAAAGCAACAGATAAACATACACCAATCAAGGCTACAGATTTTATAGTAAAGGGGGTATTTGGCATTTTGAAACAGATTACTGCAAGTTGAAATCACAATCAGCTTTTATTACTTTGGTTCTGAAACAATCAATTGACAAAAAACTGATTTCATATTGTTACAGCTTCAAACAGTGGTATGTATTAATTAATgtgttaattatttaattctaatagttcaatattatataattactttcaaaagaaaaatataaaaacaccCCCATAATTCCACAGCAAATATGCCTAGATAAGGATGTTATTTTAAAACTCCCCATTTTTGAACCAACATATGCATAAAAAGATAAGAATGTTACTTTCAAACTCCCCACATTCACATTGGCTCAGAAACAACTGAATTTCCAATATCCTAGCAAAAAAGAGTCAGTGGAAGCCGGAAGGCAATTAACAAACTCATGGCAATAGCCTCTTTCTGATTCAATTGCTCTTAGTATATTCTGATTTGGTATCTCTAAAAGCGAACACAACCCCATAACCCATTTAATTAGATAGATCAATCATGTTCGCAGGCTAAGTATGTCCTAAATGGGTTTAACAAGTAACAGGTTAATATCATAAATCAACTGTATGTCAAGGTTCAAAGCCGacaaattatcaaaataaataataccTACAAATGGATACCTGTTAATATGCACATCCTTTTGTAAGTGTCATCCTTCTGTTAATGTACCAGAACTTCTTTAGTAAGGTAAGAGATCTGATTTGATCCATTTGAGTAAATTAACACTCAAAACCGACACTTTCAAAAGTAAATGGGTAATATTGGCcacaacaaataataaaatatataactcCAATAGCATGCTTAGAAGAATTGATCATCTCCACCAGTGTACCATTGCTACCCGGCAAATATAACTTAATCTCAAGTCATCAAGTCTTGTTTCAAATTTGTTGCCGTCACCTCTCTGCATCCAAGGAACTACTGACAGTTTATATTACCCATATAAAACAGCAATTAGAGAAGCTTCATATTCAATCTCTGCCGTGGGGTCCATAGTTTCTCATGGTACAGGTTTAAATAGTACATATACCTCCCATTAAAAAGAATCAGTTAGAAACCATCTATACCGAACTGGAGCTTGATGATCATGTATTGCAAGTAATAACCAATTAACAATGCACGAAGTCCAATATTGTGGCCTAATTGACATGCCATATTAAAACGATAAAAACCTATGCAGGTGTCttacataatataaaattatccATTTCCAGCCTATCTATTACAACTCGGTGTAGTATTATAATTAAATCTGGATGATATCACACAGTCCAAATTAAGTCTTTTAAAACCCAATCCCCTATACATGTTTGACTTAGTCTTCTTTTAGTAGCATATATAACCCCAACAATATTCAAAAGTAAATGCAATGCCTGCTACAATAACAACCTACaaacattttagaaaaatatgtaACCCCATTATTGACAAATAACACATAAAGCAGGGGAAGTCAAATGCTAAAGCATTCCTCACCACAACAACAAAATACACACAACAACCCCTCAGGTTCAAGCCTCAAAGTACCAATTAGTTAAACCATGTGCCTATGTGTTATCATATTTGTGAAATACAACTgcaaataaaaactttaagaaCATGTAACCTCAGTAGTAAAGACGTCAAAACCACAACGAATAGGAAATTTCTAAAGATAGAGCAATCCCCGCCAAAACAACCACCTAAATGCACATAATCAAACACCcaaagtacaagcctcaaagtacaagagcatTTGAAATGGGTAATTAGGTGTTATAGTGGTTGGAATATACAGAAGCAGTACATTATTTAAAACGTCAAAACCACATAAAGTAGGGGAGTtcaaaagctaaagcaatccCCGCTACACCAACAGCCTATATACACACGATCATACTCTCaggtacaagcctcaaagtacaagagaagttGAAACAAGTGATTAGGTGTTAAAATAGTTGGGAAATACAAAAGCAAATGAAAAGTTTTACATATTTAACCCCTTCAAAACCACAAAAAACAAGAgatttcaaaagaattatttaaAACGTCAAAACCACACAAAGTAGGGGAGTTCAAAAGCTAAAGTAATACCCGCTACACCAACAGCCTATATACACACAATCATActctcaagtacaagcctcaaagtactaGAGAAGTTGAAACAAATGATTAGGTGTTAAAGTAGTTGAgaaatacaaaagcaattgaaaagtTTTACATAGGTAACCCCCTTCAAAACAGCAAAAAAGTAGGGAATTCAAAGGCTAAGGCAATCCCCAGTACAAGAACAACCATAATACACATGATCAAaccctcaagtacaagcctcaaagtacaagagaggTTGAAACAAGTGATTAGGTGTTAGAGTAGTTGAGAAATACAAAAgcatttaaaagttttaaatatgTAACCCcttcaaaacaacaaaaaagtaGGAGAATTCAAAAGCATTATCTAAAACGTCAAAACCACATAAAGTAGGGGAGTtcaaaagctaaagcaatccCCGCTACACCAACACTCTAGATACACACGATCATActctcaagtacaagcctcaaagtgcAAGAGAGGTTGATACAAGTGATTAGATGTTAAAATAGTTGGGAAACACAAAAGCAATTGATAATCTTAACAAATGTAACCCCTtcaaaagctaaagcaatccCCAATACAAAAACGACCAAAATACACACGATCAAaccctcaagtacaagcctcaaagtacaagtgATTATGTGTTAAAATAGATGGgaaatacaaaagcaattgaaaaagttataacatATGTAACCGTCaaagaaaatcataataaaaataCGTTGAATATAGAATGAACTacactaaaaaaaatagtaatatagCAAATCTCCAAAATCAACACAAATAAACAGAAAGACTTCCCATTTACATATGAGTGACCcgttttcaaataaaataatagttgcCAAAAATACTTCCTTTATAATCAACATATATTTACCACTGTGACAAAAGAAAACGGCAAGGGAAAAGAACTGAAAATTTTCAACCTAAAACATTTAACAGGGAGCAGTGTGTTGTTAGGGGAATGTATGCTCTGCtaatattaatatcattatCATGTTGAATCCTATTTAGAATTATCAATAACAGCAACATAAAGACTAAACTAGAGTAATTTAGAACTAGGCCGTAAACTAAACAAACTGGAGGATGCCCAGAAAATAACGgtttaaaaacttataaaaaataaacaaaaccatTAACATTGGaattaatataagaattaggGTTTACCATCTGCATACCAAACACCCGCCTGTGCAGCCAAAAGAAGCACGTGCGTGAAATAAACCATCCCGAAAAAGTTTCGTGTCACAAAACGGGGCTCCCCATCAACAACAAACACGCCATTACGATCAGTATTTCTTGGGAGAAACATCGTAATGGTTGTTAAAGATTATCAAGACCCAAAACTCCGTCGCCGATTAAAAACCCCGAATACAaaagtatatgtgtgtgtgtatcaaTTGTAGACAAACCCTAGGCGGATAATCAACATCGATAATATTTGGGTGTGACTGGTGATTCTCAATCGAAAAATATGTTGATTGAGAAACAGATTGTggattttgatatgatttttgttgatgattAACGAAAAAAATACAAGATGAGATCGTAATATAGTGTTATGGCGGTGGGATTCGCCGCGTTTTAGCGGGGGATGTTTATGGCGGTGGGATTCTGATTACGTTCAAATAAACCCCGCGTTTTTTCACAAGAGAAATGATATTTGTAACACCTATTCATTTACCACACCTTACAAGTATTATAACATATTGTATATTTTGTTAATGCATAgttgtggtaaattaatcaatttaggtggtactaatatcactttttttttaagcagtggcataaatatttgtataattaattttataaagggTAATCATGGATCCCCTAATTGTTTaacttaaaaatcctcctaattaatacgATTGTGACATATGAAAAATCAAGTGGTGAGAttagtaaaaaaattaataaattacatgtgttaacaagtggatatattagaCAACAGAGATGGGAGGAAGATAGAGATCTATAAACCTAAAGATGAAGGTAGTAGGGGCGCGTATGAGGATTGCTGAGAGATCTGATAATGGTCAGGGGAATCTCCCCTTGGTCCGCTTTCTCTATCTGGGGGTAGTCGCGAGTCTATTTATAGTCGCGACTGTTGTCATAGTCAACAAGGTTGAAACTTCCAGGCTACTTTCTTGTGGTAGTCATTGCGAATGAGCAAGTAGGGGGCGACAACTAAAGAGATAACGAGACTGACCGCAATTGCAGGAATAGGTTGACTTTCTTTCATTTTGGTTATGGAAAGTGATAGTTCTTTCGTTTAGTACGAGATCGCTTCACACCCGGAAAGAATATTTTTCAAGagaaatttgaaattcaaaaggaTATGCAGTAGGGTTGTCCCATTTGAAGTTGCAAGAGAGAGTCTTAAAATTTAAGATTTTTAAGAGTATGTGCATTAAGACAATTGTATTCACGCTTATTTTAGTTGTACAGTAGCGAAATACTCACAACACCCCTCCTAAATGCTTGTAGAAGTAGTGTAGATATTTATAATTACTTAAAAACActaaatttatgaaaaaatgtCAATTAAGCAAAAAACTTATTtgtcaattacatatataactaCATAAGTAAAAACTATaatcttttagttttataaagaGAAATACTCATCTCTTGCAAAATTAATATCAAAATATTGATGGCtagtttgaaaaataaaataatgcgAAGACATTTCTGGATCCAATAGTTTATTAAAAATCATtcatatattacataataataatctatgataaaaatgaaacaataaaatgagaaacaaaaattAATACTAGTATAAATTACAGTAATATAGAGTTTAAGTCTCTTTAAccattaaaaaggaaaatgataaatccttttaaccaaataacataataatcctcctaatacattaagaagttgacatgtgatatccactaattatcttttctaattttgccTTCTGATTTTTTCATGTGTTATTATCTCATGATTAAGaaaattattaggctatttggttagaaggattaatcatttcccaaatAAAAATGACCTCTAAACACTCAGACATTTCGATCGTATAAAGTCtcttaaattttgaaaagaatttAGTTAAACATGTTATAGATGACAAAAGAATTTATCAAAAGCTATCTAGACTAGAGATAAACAAAAGCAAAAATAGTACTAGtaagaaacataaaaaagtgTTGAGTAAACGAGTGGCAGTGGCCCAAGTTTGACTAACATTAGCGTTTAGTTGGCGGCTTCGGTTCATTCTCTATTCCAACTACCACCCTCACCAACCACCATCCCGTCtgtatttggtattatttttctttccattttcttaTCTTACTACTTTTATTTAAGTATAAATAAATTCACAGATCTTAAATATTAtcgttttattgttttttttttccatcttcaGCTTTCTCTTCGATAACCTCGAGGTAAAcacctttctttttctttctttctaaccttttataattcaattgtattattattattattatgttgcCAATCTTAAATGAatctataatttttattattattattatcatggaATGGAATGgatataaaatttcaatataattGTTACTTGATGATGCTTGTGTATAAAAGTAACAACATATCGCTGCCTGCCTGCTTAGGAGTGTTGAAAAAAACCATGACCAAATAACCCGAGTTCTTATTTAGTTTGTTTTACTTGTGAAATTTGGTATGATCAAAACCCGACCCATTAACACTCATATCGAGTTTTTGTTATGATGCACAGCCGAAACTGCTTaaataaatattgtttattttcatacatttttttaaatttatgctaGTTGGGGAGTCATTTTTCAGTTAAAAGTTGATCTCAGTTATGTTAAATACAGTCCGGATCAATGGATTTATTGGAAGCCAAGGAGATCCAGGTCGGTCTGGCTGTTACGGTTGTTGTCGTTGTTGCTACCGCAGCCTACTTTCTATCCTCCAAGAAATCCAAAGGTTAACTTATGGGGCTTTGCTTTTTTAGTCTAGTTTTCGTCGGTTTCGTGTGGGTTGTTTgtgaaactaaagaaaaatgaaattgttGCGTTTTAAGCAGGGAGTATTGATGCCGAAAATTTCAAGCAGTTCAAGCTTGTGAAGAAAACGCAACTTAGTCATAATGTGGCCAAGTTCAGATTTGCCCTTCCTACACCTACTTCAGTGTTGGGACTTCCTATTGGACAACATATAAGCTGCAGGTATGTATCTCATTAGGttggtttcttcttcttcttcgatGAATGAGTCTCGTATTAAGCTTGTACCTGGTACATTGTCGAGTAAAGATAGGCGTTTTGACTTCTGATGTTTGCAGGGTAGTTTCAAATGTTAAAACTCGATGAACAATCTAACACCTGTgagaaaaagttttttaaaaaaaaaataaaagaaggcCAATATCCACACCACTTGGTTATTTTTATGTTTGTCCAAATTGGACTTGAATTCATAACCTTTCAGTAGATGGGCCAAATACTGCTGGGCCTAATGCTCTTTGGTAGGACAaggtaaatataaattttgtgaACTCATTGCTCTTCGAAAGTAATTCATTGCATTTTGGTAATATGTCAATATCAAATATTCGGATGGTGCCATGGCTGCTTAAAAGTCAAAAGTTTATCTTTATGGTTCTGTAGTGGAGGGTGTAGTAGGTTTGTTATCTGCTTTCAACAATTACGTCAAACAATGATGTGATTGTTTACAATCATTTACCTTGTTTTTTACTTCAGAGGTAAAGATAGCCAAGGGGAAGAGGTTATTAAACCGTACACTCCAACTACTTTGGACACTGACGTGGGATATTTTGAGTTGGTTATCAAGGTAACATTTGTTGCATACACGTCCGGACCCTCCGATCTATCTATGTTCAGTATACTGATGTATATGGTTATGGCGTATTTATATGTAGATGTATCCACAAGGAAGAATGTCCCACCACTTCAGAGAGATGCGTGAAGGTGACTATATGGCTGTAAAGGGACCTAAGGTGCATGCATACCCCAGTAACTATAattctttattctttttagACCGCCTgtggttataacttataaagtGGTAGTGAAGTTTTTATACTTCAGGCATgtcatttgtatatatttatattctcAACGCTTGATGTAGTACTAAACTTACAATGCAAAACATAATCTCTGTTAAGAAGTTTACACTTTTCTCATACGCATTGACATTATACTAAAGTACTTGAGCCCAAAGAATAAGTAAATATGATCATAGGGAAACAATAAATCTTGAAGttaaattgatttaatttaccATTACTGAGGATCATAACTAACTGGTGCTTACTATAAGTTTCTGTACAATATCATCCTTTGGTCACTGCCTTAACACTTTTTTACTGACATCAAACTTATCACTACTGTATAGCCTCCCAACATTTCTGTCAAGTACTGCCAAGTAGAACTTGAAACCAAGAATCATTAGTTTATTGGAGATAGGATGAAACACATTACCATTCCCTTAGAATCTGTAAAATGTAGTGTGTGAATTCCAGTTGGAAAGCATTGTTTATTGGATTCCAGCTATATGGAAGACAACAGTAAAAAAACTCTAACAAGGACAGTGATGAACCCTCCACCCATTTAGTAATATTACTatcttttaataatttgaatatcAAATCACTGCATGTTGAAAAGTCAAATAATTTCATATACATTTGAAGTGATGATGGTCTTTTTAATCTTTAGAAGTTATAGTGGACTAGCTAGAGAATGGTAGGATTGGTAGCAGTACCAGGAAAGAAGAGAACAAACATGAAGTGTTCACATCAAAAAGGATATAAGCGTAGGTTAAATTTGATTCACTAGTAGTAGTAACATACAATCGTTAAAATTTAGTAGAAGACAGTGGAAGTAGATTATGCTTGAGAATGAGATTATTTCTCCTCCAATACCGTATGCAGTTTGTAATGAAGTTCTTTTAAGATGGATGATATcactattaattatatataaatcgcACTTTAGGTGTTTGTTGAATGTTGATAAAAGTTTAGCTCTAAAACTGAACTGACATTAAATTTTGTATGATTTCAGGGGCGTTTCAAGTATCAACCTGGCCAAGTGAGAGCTTTCGGAATGCTTGCTGGGGGATCTGGAATCACTCCAATGTTTCAggtgtttatttatttgttgatttAACTCTTAGCTCTTTGATTCAAATCAAGCTGGTTGAGTATGACTGTATGAGCCAATATCAActgtaattatttttctattacAATCT
Coding sequences within:
- the LOC122593937 gene encoding NADH--cytochrome b5 reductase 1-like; its protein translation is MDLLEAKEIQVGLAVTVVVVVATAAYFLSSKKSKGSIDAENFKQFKLVKKTQLSHNVAKFRFALPTPTSVLGLPIGQHISCRGKDSQGEEVIKPYTPTTLDTDVGYFELVIKMYPQGRMSHHFREMREGDYMAVKGPKGRFKYQPGQVRAFGMLAGGSGITPMFQVARAILENPKDKTQVHLIYANVTYDDILLKEEIDALATNYPTRFQVYYVLNQPPEEWTGGVGFVSKEMIQAHCPAPASDIKILRCGPPPMNKAMAANLDSLGYSSEMQFQF